In Zobellia roscoffensis, the following are encoded in one genomic region:
- a CDS encoding TonB-dependent receptor: MHKHIKLTLIFLTGVFQFAIAQEEEKDDIGTETVTVTKAYTPTINDAFKIKTMPNLNDSIVLQKKKINYSIFSVPVASTFTPAKGKASAVKKTPPPVLYNSYASAGVGNPANLMGKFYTSRTIDRESGYTIGLEHNSSRGDIDGVALDNIYSNSRLDAGYTKRDSDFDWGVDVGAQHQLYNWYGIPDATFTEEEVDGIDERQNYYTAEASGHINVEDSYFENAKLEYRRFWDAVKSGENRAVFKTGFSFPVADENLNIKAKVDYVSGRFENSSLNNPTNVPGIDYSNLQVGINPSLALVKDDLSLNLGVNLVYGLDSENSDSNFYIYPAVTASYRLLDDMAIVYGGVEGDLMQNSYYGFVEDNPYVSPTLTIVPTDKKYDAYLGLKGQILPNLSYNVKVSYTTEDRKALYKLNPQNEGRTDEKGYYYSNSFDVFYDDVKTLGAFGELNVDVNRNFSLGVNVEYFNYNTETDNPAWNLPNLTSSLFMDYQIGEKWYAGANLFYVGERDDVSTIASASGNPADFFATPVTLDGYFDANAHIGYRWNDQLSFFVKVANITNNNYQRWSNYPVQGLQVMGGLTYKFDL; this comes from the coding sequence ATGCACAAACATATAAAGCTCACACTTATTTTTCTTACTGGTGTTTTTCAGTTTGCCATAGCGCAAGAAGAAGAAAAAGATGATATTGGTACAGAAACAGTTACCGTTACCAAGGCGTATACACCAACGATTAACGATGCTTTTAAAATCAAAACAATGCCGAATCTTAATGATTCTATTGTTTTGCAGAAGAAAAAGATAAACTATAGTATTTTTTCGGTTCCCGTAGCATCAACCTTTACTCCTGCAAAGGGTAAGGCATCGGCCGTGAAGAAAACGCCTCCTCCTGTGCTATATAATTCATATGCTTCCGCAGGAGTAGGTAATCCTGCTAATTTAATGGGCAAGTTTTACACCAGTAGAACTATTGATCGTGAATCTGGTTATACAATTGGACTTGAGCATAATTCTTCTCGTGGAGATATTGATGGGGTCGCCTTGGATAATATTTACTCTAATTCTAGATTAGATGCTGGTTACACCAAACGAGATAGTGATTTTGATTGGGGTGTAGATGTAGGGGCACAACATCAATTGTACAATTGGTACGGTATTCCGGACGCTACTTTTACCGAGGAAGAGGTGGATGGTATTGATGAACGCCAAAATTATTACACGGCCGAAGCATCTGGTCATATTAATGTTGAGGATTCGTATTTTGAAAATGCAAAGTTGGAATACAGACGTTTTTGGGATGCTGTAAAATCCGGTGAGAATAGAGCTGTTTTTAAAACGGGTTTTTCATTTCCTGTAGCAGATGAAAATTTAAATATAAAGGCAAAAGTTGATTACGTGAGCGGTAGATTTGAAAACTCCAGTTTGAACAATCCTACAAATGTGCCTGGTATAGATTATAGTAATTTACAAGTGGGAATCAACCCGAGTTTGGCATTAGTAAAAGATGATCTTTCTTTAAATTTGGGAGTCAATCTTGTGTATGGTCTTGATAGTGAAAATAGTGATAGTAATTTCTATATCTATCCTGCGGTTACGGCATCGTATAGATTGTTAGACGATATGGCTATTGTTTACGGTGGGGTAGAAGGAGATTTAATGCAAAACTCCTATTATGGTTTTGTTGAGGATAATCCGTACGTGTCGCCAACATTGACCATTGTACCTACAGATAAAAAATACGATGCTTATTTAGGGTTGAAAGGTCAGATTTTACCTAATTTGAGTTACAATGTTAAGGTTAGCTATACTACTGAAGATAGAAAAGCACTTTACAAGCTAAATCCTCAGAATGAAGGAAGAACAGATGAGAAGGGATATTATTATAGCAATTCCTTTGATGTGTTTTATGATGATGTAAAGACGTTGGGTGCTTTTGGAGAATTGAATGTAGATGTTAACCGTAATTTCAGTTTAGGGGTGAACGTCGAGTATTTTAATTACAATACGGAAACCGATAACCCAGCGTGGAATTTACCCAACTTAACTAGTTCTCTATTTATGGATTATCAAATAGGTGAAAAATGGTATGCGGGAGCTAACTTGTTCTACGTGGGGGAGCGTGATGATGTGTCTACTATTGCTTCTGCTAGTGGAAACCCAGCTGACTTTTTTGCAACTCCGGTAACTTTAGATGGGTATTTTGATGCAAATGCACATATTGGTTATCGCTGGAATGATCAACTCTCTTTCTTTGTGAAGGTTGCCAATATTACAAATAACAACTACCAACGTTGGTCTAACTATCCTGTTCAGGGCTTGCAAGTTATGGGTGGTTTGACGTATAAATTTGATTTGTAG
- a CDS encoding tetratricopeptide repeat protein — protein MLKKITALIPIFLGMVSMGIAQETKIYTHDQKQYQDALALYNNEQYQAAQSIFAKVKDNTDNLETKANSAYYEANAAVRLNQLGADRLMEDFVAKYPTSTKRNSAYVDVAEYYFETGKYPYALKWYNKVEQSALSRKEMDKFNFNYGYSLYSSGNQKEAETYLQKVENSDVYGSQAKYYMGYIAYQQDDYDTANQRFDQIKDPEILQEKMDYYQADMNFKLGKFDQAIALAKKQMAKGDRKEKSELSKIIGESYFNLEEYANAIPYLEDYQGKKGKWSNTDYYLLGYSYYKQGDYANAVQQFNKIIGGTNSVSQNAYYHLAECYLKLDKKQEALNAFRNASQMDFSQEIQKDAYLNYARLSYEVGNAYEPVPQVITDYLTKYPDSANKEEMQELLVDSYITSKNFAGAMELLEKNKNYASKATYQKVAYYRGIELLMNGEYAAAAENLGKSLGSAEDSLFKAKANYWKAEAEYALNNFGDALVDYIQFQQNPSAKSTEEYKELDYNLAYTYFKLKDYSNAISYFNNFTTAGSNDTQKLYDGYLRLGDSYFVTSKYWPAIETYNKALSLTGTEKDYAAYQKAISYGFVDRRDTKIEELRTFVSAYPKSTLKDDALFELANTLIAAGQEQQGLQTYQRMITEYGASSLVPQAMMRQGLVHYNANRNEQALTEFKSVVHNFPNTQEAIQAVSTAKLIYVDLGRVDEYAEWVQKLDFVEVTDSELDNATFESADKQNLEGNKEAAIRGYENYIKQFPSGLSAVKANFNLAQLYFAKGEKEKALPNYKFVADKMGSEYAEQALTRVCEIYIGKQDYASALPYLQRLENQADIQQNRTFAQSNLMKGYYEQKDYGKTLAYAEKVLATPIIDNRIKSDAQIMIARSAIATGDESKAQSAYADVLKIASGATAAEALYYDAYFKSKAQDYENSNIAVQKLAKDYSGYKEWGGKGLVIMAKNFYALGDAYQATYILDSVISNFSQYEDIVSDAKSELSIIKAKEAQSNSSVRTD, from the coding sequence ATGCTAAAAAAAATCACCGCGCTTATCCCTATTTTTCTAGGGATGGTTTCAATGGGAATTGCTCAAGAAACCAAAATATATACCCATGATCAAAAACAATATCAAGATGCCCTGGCGCTCTATAACAATGAGCAGTACCAAGCGGCACAGTCCATTTTCGCAAAGGTCAAGGATAATACAGACAATCTAGAAACTAAAGCTAATAGTGCATACTATGAAGCTAATGCGGCGGTACGGTTGAATCAACTTGGCGCTGATAGATTGATGGAAGATTTTGTAGCCAAGTATCCAACGTCTACCAAAAGGAACTCTGCTTATGTAGATGTGGCCGAATACTATTTTGAAACCGGAAAATATCCGTATGCCTTAAAATGGTACAATAAAGTTGAACAAAGTGCACTTTCTCGGAAAGAGATGGATAAGTTCAATTTTAATTATGGATACTCTTTGTATTCTTCAGGGAATCAAAAAGAAGCAGAAACCTATCTTCAAAAAGTAGAAAATTCTGATGTTTACGGTTCTCAGGCTAAATATTACATGGGGTATATAGCCTACCAACAAGATGATTATGATACGGCCAACCAGCGATTTGACCAGATAAAGGATCCAGAAATTCTTCAGGAGAAAATGGATTATTACCAAGCAGACATGAATTTTAAGCTCGGTAAGTTTGATCAGGCCATTGCTTTGGCTAAAAAGCAGATGGCAAAAGGTGATCGTAAAGAAAAGTCGGAACTCAGTAAAATTATTGGAGAGAGTTATTTCAACTTAGAAGAGTATGCCAACGCCATTCCTTACTTAGAAGATTATCAAGGTAAAAAAGGAAAGTGGAGCAATACGGATTATTACCTTTTAGGATATTCATACTACAAGCAAGGTGACTATGCCAATGCGGTACAGCAGTTCAATAAAATTATAGGTGGAACGAACAGTGTTTCTCAAAATGCCTATTACCATTTGGCGGAATGTTATTTAAAGTTGGATAAAAAGCAGGAAGCCTTGAATGCTTTCAGGAATGCTTCCCAAATGGACTTCTCCCAAGAAATTCAAAAGGATGCTTATTTGAACTATGCGCGTTTAAGTTATGAAGTGGGTAATGCCTATGAACCGGTACCACAAGTAATCACTGACTATTTGACCAAATATCCGGATAGCGCCAATAAAGAGGAAATGCAGGAATTATTGGTTGATTCATACATTACCTCTAAGAACTTTGCAGGCGCGATGGAACTTTTGGAGAAAAACAAAAACTACGCGAGCAAAGCTACGTATCAAAAAGTAGCTTATTATCGTGGTATTGAATTATTGATGAATGGTGAATATGCCGCTGCTGCGGAAAATTTAGGGAAATCTCTAGGAAGTGCTGAAGACAGTCTATTTAAGGCGAAGGCCAACTATTGGAAGGCCGAGGCTGAATATGCGCTTAATAATTTTGGAGATGCCTTGGTTGATTATATTCAGTTTCAGCAAAATCCATCAGCAAAATCTACTGAAGAATACAAAGAGCTGGATTATAATTTGGCCTACACGTATTTTAAGTTGAAGGATTATAGCAATGCTATTTCGTATTTCAACAATTTTACAACTGCAGGGTCTAACGATACGCAGAAACTGTATGACGGTTACCTTCGCTTGGGGGATAGTTATTTTGTAACCAGTAAATACTGGCCGGCTATAGAAACGTACAATAAAGCACTTTCTCTTACTGGAACAGAGAAAGATTATGCGGCATACCAGAAAGCAATTAGTTATGGTTTTGTAGATAGACGAGATACAAAAATCGAAGAGTTAAGAACCTTTGTTTCCGCTTATCCTAAGTCTACTTTAAAGGACGATGCTCTTTTTGAATTGGCAAATACCTTAATTGCTGCGGGACAAGAGCAGCAAGGTCTACAGACGTACCAACGCATGATTACAGAATATGGAGCAAGTTCATTGGTGCCGCAGGCAATGATGCGCCAAGGTTTGGTGCATTATAATGCAAATAGAAACGAGCAAGCGTTGACGGAGTTTAAATCTGTAGTTCATAATTTCCCGAATACACAAGAGGCTATTCAGGCAGTATCTACGGCAAAATTGATTTATGTTGATTTAGGTAGAGTTGATGAGTATGCAGAGTGGGTTCAGAAACTAGATTTTGTTGAGGTTACCGATAGTGAGCTGGACAACGCCACTTTTGAGTCTGCGGATAAACAAAACTTGGAAGGCAATAAAGAAGCTGCCATCAGAGGGTATGAGAATTACATAAAACAATTCCCAAGCGGATTAAGTGCCGTGAAAGCGAATTTTAATTTGGCACAACTTTATTTTGCTAAAGGAGAAAAAGAAAAAGCATTACCGAATTACAAATTCGTTGCCGATAAAATGGGAAGCGAATATGCGGAACAGGCTTTGACCCGTGTTTGTGAAATCTATATTGGTAAGCAAGATTATGCATCGGCGTTGCCTTATTTACAGCGTTTGGAAAATCAAGCGGATATTCAGCAAAACAGAACTTTTGCACAGTCTAATTTAATGAAAGGGTATTATGAGCAAAAAGATTATGGTAAGACCTTGGCCTATGCCGAAAAAGTATTGGCTACACCAATAATCGATAATCGTATTAAAAGTGATGCACAGATAATGATTGCACGTTCGGCAATTGCAACGGGTGATGAGTCAAAAGCTCAAAGCGCCTATGCAGATGTATTGAAAATCGCATCAGGGGCAACAGCTGCCGAAGCCTTGTATTATGACGCCTACTTCAAAAGTAAGGCTCAGGATTATGAAAATTCTAATATAGCCGTACAGAAGCTGGCAAAAGATTATTCTGGTTATAAGGAATGGGGAGGAAAAGGCCTGGTTATAATGGCCAAGAATTTCTATGCTTTGGGAGATGCCTACCAGGCCACCTATATTTTGGATAGTGTGATCAGTAATTTTAGTCAGTACGAGGATATTGTTTCCGATGCGAAAAGCGAGCTGTCTATTATCAAGGCCAAAGAAGCACAGAGCAACTCATCCGTGAGGACCGATTAA
- a CDS encoding cell division ATP-binding protein FtsE, whose product MSETILELKDAAIFQKDSLVLNEVTLDVRKGEFVYLIGKTGSGKSSFMKTLYGDLPLKQGTGSIVDFDLTKLREKDIPFLRRKIGIVFQDFKLLPDRTINKNLHFVLKATGWKDNHKMNQKIEDVLNKVGMKTKGFKFPHQLSGGEQQRVAIARALLNDPELILADEPTGNLDPQTSVEVMKVLQEIHKSGRSILMATHDYALILKYPSKTLKCDGNKIFEVVQRAV is encoded by the coding sequence ATGTCAGAAACGATTTTAGAGCTAAAGGATGCGGCCATCTTCCAAAAAGATAGTCTTGTTTTAAACGAGGTAACACTTGATGTACGAAAAGGTGAATTTGTTTATTTGATAGGAAAAACAGGAAGCGGTAAAAGTAGCTTCATGAAAACGTTGTACGGAGACCTTCCTCTAAAACAAGGTACCGGAAGCATCGTAGACTTTGATCTTACCAAGTTGCGTGAAAAAGACATTCCGTTTTTGCGCAGAAAAATCGGTATTGTTTTTCAAGATTTTAAGTTGTTACCGGACCGGACCATTAATAAAAACCTTCATTTTGTTCTTAAAGCAACAGGTTGGAAAGACAACCACAAAATGAACCAAAAAATAGAGGATGTCCTCAATAAAGTGGGCATGAAAACCAAAGGCTTTAAATTTCCACATCAGCTTTCTGGCGGGGAGCAACAGCGTGTAGCGATAGCGAGAGCACTATTAAACGACCCTGAGCTCATATTAGCTGATGAGCCTACCGGGAACCTAGACCCACAGACCAGCGTAGAGGTTATGAAAGTGCTACAGGAAATACATAAATCAGGTCGTTCTATTTTAATGGCAACACATGATTATGCTTTGATTTTAAAATACCCTTCAAAAACACTCAAATGCGACGGTAACAAAATCTTTGAAGTCGTACAACGAGCTGTGTAG
- a CDS encoding endonuclease/exonuclease/phosphatase family protein has product MPHINFAWWNLQNFFDTDDDPISNDFSFTPEAGWTDEVFNIKKANLAQGLNLIWPNEQIDLLTVCEIEKDTLLQDLLDEAGMNHLSVVFDASGTSDLRGIDVAMAYNPDKLSVVSRTSHLVHLRYRTRDIFEVVFRINATGEEFVIIASHWPSRSRGQYHSEPLRIAVAEHIAFLVEAHTKVDSTTYETLQANDDLAAIQAKWEGKVLVVGDFNDEPFDRSIIQHLKASRDLDKVTGGTNDFDKFVHTYKYRARETFLYNLSTSIMNKSASGNTGTYFLSGLFDGTVFTNRYQMLDQLVVTRGFLSGNGITADIDTFDIIDDNILATSSGRPRSFRYKSSKPDFVANGYSDHLPLKVKLNY; this is encoded by the coding sequence ATGCCCCATATCAATTTTGCCTGGTGGAATCTTCAAAACTTTTTTGATACCGACGATGACCCTATCTCCAATGACTTCAGCTTTACACCAGAAGCAGGTTGGACGGATGAAGTCTTCAATATAAAAAAGGCTAATCTAGCGCAAGGTCTAAACCTCATTTGGCCCAACGAACAAATTGATTTGTTGACTGTCTGCGAAATTGAAAAAGACACGCTTTTACAAGATTTATTGGACGAAGCAGGAATGAACCACCTAAGTGTGGTTTTTGATGCTTCCGGCACAAGTGATTTACGTGGTATCGATGTAGCCATGGCATATAATCCAGACAAGCTTTCCGTAGTTTCAAGAACATCGCACTTGGTTCATTTAAGATATAGGACCCGAGATATTTTTGAAGTCGTTTTTAGAATAAATGCCACAGGCGAAGAATTCGTGATCATTGCATCACACTGGCCATCTAGAAGCAGAGGACAATACCATTCGGAACCTTTGCGGATTGCTGTTGCAGAACACATAGCCTTTCTTGTGGAAGCGCATACCAAAGTAGACTCTACCACCTACGAAACCCTTCAGGCCAATGATGATTTGGCTGCTATTCAGGCAAAATGGGAAGGTAAAGTTTTAGTGGTGGGTGATTTTAACGATGAGCCTTTTGACCGTAGTATCATTCAACATTTAAAGGCATCCAGAGACCTTGACAAGGTTACAGGAGGCACCAATGACTTTGATAAATTCGTTCACACCTATAAATACCGAGCCAGGGAGACTTTCCTATACAATTTAAGCACCTCAATAATGAATAAATCCGCTTCCGGGAATACGGGCACATATTTTTTAAGCGGATTATTTGATGGTACCGTTTTTACCAACCGCTATCAAATGCTGGATCAGTTGGTGGTTACCCGCGGATTCTTGTCCGGCAACGGTATCACTGCAGACATTGATACTTTTGATATCATTGATGATAACATCCTTGCTACCTCTAGCGGGCGCCCTAGATCATTCAGATACAAATCTTCAAAACCTGATTTTGTAGCCAATGGTTATTCTGATCATTTACCGTTAAAAGTGAAATTAAATTACTGA